The following are encoded together in the Adhaeribacter arboris genome:
- a CDS encoding tail fiber domain-containing protein, with protein sequence MKIVGKREIAIAVLAFFSSIPFSFAQHVPEQDLKKNVLPILNGLAYVQQLEPKMYQFDTRKYNKLNLPSGQQFGFLAEEVQKVLPELVSSESQSYMVGKNTYRNTTLKNTDLESMIPLLVAAIKEQQKQIDELKRQLDASAK encoded by the coding sequence ATGAAGATTGTTGGAAAGAGAGAAATAGCGATTGCCGTACTGGCATTTTTTAGTAGTATCCCCTTCAGTTTTGCCCAGCATGTTCCAGAACAGGATTTAAAAAAAAATGTACTTCCCATTTTAAATGGACTGGCTTATGTGCAGCAATTAGAACCTAAAATGTATCAATTTGATACCCGGAAGTACAATAAGTTAAACCTGCCGAGTGGTCAGCAGTTTGGTTTTTTAGCCGAAGAGGTACAAAAAGTGTTGCCGGAACTAGTAAGTTCAGAATCGCAGTCGTACATGGTGGGTAAAAACACTTACCGGAATACTACTCTTAAAAATACGGATTTAGAAAGTATGATTCCGCTTTTGGTGGCTGCTATCAAAGAGCAGCAAAAACAAATAGACGAATTAAAACGCCAATTAGACGCAAGTGCAAAATAA
- a CDS encoding bestrophin family protein → MLIEKRIPFKYLFNKIKLDVLRVFLFSILFQILKHFFVDYLPAIPITLPSILGTSISLILAFKLNHSYDRWWEARKIWGAIVNDSRTLILQVKGFANNNVFTPVDSIIKRMAFRQIGWCYSLGQSLRGLNPLADLDTYISAEEIAYIQPQTNKPLALLMGHVNDIKLLQQNQAINAYQQIQLDQTLVRLCESMGRAERINGTVFPVTYRILVHIFIYLFLITLSLGLVETIGLFEIPFLISIASTFFLLEETATYLQDPFVNKPTDTPVTAIARNIEINIKQLLQEPQVPAPLKPEEFYLM, encoded by the coding sequence ATGCTAATCGAAAAGAGAATTCCATTTAAGTACTTGTTTAACAAAATAAAACTCGATGTCTTACGCGTGTTTTTATTTTCGATTCTTTTCCAGATTTTAAAGCATTTTTTTGTTGACTATCTACCTGCTATTCCTATTACACTTCCGTCGATTTTGGGTACTTCTATTTCCCTGATTCTAGCCTTTAAATTAAATCACTCTTACGACCGTTGGTGGGAAGCCCGCAAAATATGGGGCGCCATTGTAAACGATTCCCGTACTTTAATCTTGCAAGTAAAAGGTTTCGCGAATAATAATGTTTTTACCCCAGTTGACAGCATTATAAAACGAATGGCTTTCCGTCAAATTGGCTGGTGTTACAGTTTAGGTCAGTCGTTACGCGGGCTAAATCCCTTAGCCGATTTAGATACTTATATTTCTGCGGAAGAAATAGCCTATATCCAGCCGCAGACGAATAAACCTTTAGCCTTACTGATGGGGCACGTAAACGATATTAAACTTCTGCAGCAAAATCAAGCAATAAATGCGTATCAACAAATTCAACTAGATCAAACCCTGGTACGGTTGTGCGAATCGATGGGACGGGCCGAAAGAATAAACGGCACGGTGTTTCCGGTTACTTACCGGATTTTGGTTCATATTTTTATTTATCTTTTTCTTATTACCTTATCGCTGGGATTGGTAGAAACTATTGGCTTATTCGAGATTCCTTTTCTGATTTCCATTGCGTCTACTTTCTTTTTACTCGAAGAAACGGCTACTTACCTTCAGGATCCTTTCGTCAATAAACCAACGGATACCCCCGTAACAGCTATTGCCCGGAACATAGAAATTAATATCAAACAATTATTACAAGAGCCTCAGGTTCCTGCACCACTAAAACCGGAGGAATTCTATTTGATGTAA
- a CDS encoding carbonic anhydrase family protein, which translates to MKTQTKEIQSSLTPDAALQILKDGNLRFINNLKANRNLLQQVNETSEGQFPFAAILSCIDSRTSAELIFDKGLGDIFSIRIAGNILNEDILGSMEFACRVAGSKLILVLGHTRCGAIIGACNQVEMGNLTTLLRKIQPAIEQETQTIHNRNGNNETFVENVTNNNIFLTINRIRKESSILAEMEQANQIKIVGGLYEVETGKVVFYE; encoded by the coding sequence ATGAAAACACAAACTAAAGAAATCCAAAGCAGCTTAACTCCTGATGCCGCCTTGCAAATTTTAAAAGACGGTAACTTACGCTTTATCAATAACCTGAAAGCCAATCGCAACTTATTGCAGCAAGTAAACGAAACCTCCGAGGGTCAATTTCCTTTTGCCGCTATTTTGAGTTGCATCGATTCCCGCACTTCGGCCGAATTAATTTTTGATAAAGGTTTAGGAGATATATTCAGCATCCGGATTGCGGGAAACATACTGAATGAAGATATTCTGGGGAGTATGGAATTTGCCTGCCGGGTAGCAGGTTCTAAACTAATTTTAGTATTAGGACATACCCGCTGCGGCGCAATAATCGGGGCTTGCAACCAGGTTGAAATGGGAAACTTAACCACCCTGCTCAGGAAAATACAACCGGCTATTGAACAAGAAACGCAAACAATCCATAATCGAAACGGCAACAACGAAACCTTTGTGGAGAATGTAACTAATAACAATATCTTCCTGACAATTAATCGAATCCGGAAAGAAAGCAGCATTCTGGCCGAAATGGAACAAGCCAATCAGATTAAAATAGTAGGCGGGTTATACGAGGTAGAAACCGGTAAAGTAGTTTTTTACGAATGA
- a CDS encoding endonuclease/exonuclease/phosphatase family protein: MKKNRVLFILFALNWLPGFIYAQQLTVGTFNIRYDNPNDTGNLWVDRAPVVSALIRFHDFDIFGTQEGLKNQLEDISQALPAYERYGKGRDDGQEKGEHSAIFYKKDRFKLLKKGDFWLSQTPEKPSLGWDATCCNRICSWVYLQDTQSKKKFYFFNVHYDHQGVQARKESSKLILSKIKEIAGPEPVILTGDFNGDHGSEWYQTVANSGQVLDTYKQAKNPYAVNASFNAFGKKLDGNEIIDHIFTTQNFKVQKWGILTDTYHGKFPSDHFPVMTVLSLGGK; encoded by the coding sequence ATGAAAAAAAATCGAGTTCTTTTTATTCTGTTTGCTCTTAATTGGCTTCCAGGTTTTATCTACGCTCAGCAACTAACCGTTGGTACTTTTAATATTCGCTACGATAATCCGAATGATACGGGTAATTTATGGGTAGACCGGGCGCCGGTGGTATCTGCTTTAATTCGCTTCCACGATTTTGATATTTTTGGCACTCAGGAAGGCTTAAAAAATCAATTAGAGGATATTAGTCAAGCTTTACCCGCTTATGAGCGTTACGGCAAAGGTCGCGACGACGGACAGGAGAAAGGCGAACACTCTGCTATTTTCTATAAAAAAGATCGCTTTAAATTACTGAAAAAAGGAGATTTCTGGTTATCGCAAACTCCGGAAAAACCTTCGCTGGGTTGGGATGCTACCTGCTGCAATCGTATATGTTCCTGGGTGTATTTACAGGATACGCAAAGTAAAAAGAAGTTTTATTTCTTTAACGTCCACTACGACCACCAGGGAGTACAGGCCCGCAAAGAAAGCAGCAAATTAATTTTGAGCAAAATAAAAGAAATTGCCGGCCCGGAACCCGTTATTCTAACCGGCGATTTTAACGGCGACCACGGTAGCGAATGGTACCAAACCGTGGCTAACTCCGGTCAGGTACTAGACACGTACAAACAAGCTAAGAACCCTTACGCCGTTAATGCGTCGTTTAATGCTTTCGGCAAAAAGTTGGATGGTAACGAAATCATCGACCATATTTTCACTACCCAAAATTTTAAAGTGCAGAAATGGGGAATTTTAACTGATACTTACCACGGTAAATTCCCCTCGGATCATTTCCCGGTAATGACGGTGTTATCACTGGGAGGGAAATAA
- a CDS encoding cation:proton antiporter: protein METSFFEHLAHEFKTPLTNPVLVFSLILFIILLAPLLLSRIKVPGIIGLIICGVLIGPHGLNFLTRNSAVELFSTIGLLYIMFIAGLELDLNEFKKNKYKSLLFGFFTFIIPLAIGFPVCHYILQYNATASFLTASMFATHTLVAYPIMGKYGISKNQAVAITVGGTILTDTAVLVILAVIMGSKQGGLTEAFWIRLASSLAIFSAIMFLVIPRVAKWFFSKLESEKTSHYIFVLSVVFFSAFLAEVAGVEPIIGAFVAGLALNPLIPHSSALMNRIEFIGNAIFIPFFLISVGMLVNVRVIMNGPTALIVAFTLTIVAISGKWLAAFFTQLVCRYNKSQRNLIFGLSSAHAAATLAVILVGFNAKILDENILNGTIILILATCVISSFVSESAAKQTIVEAEEGSLVMPVQENLRTEHLLLPITNLTTLERMLEFTLLLKDKSSPHPITVLSVVPNNTEAEQNLAKAKKELEATVKIAAAHETDVQVMATIDYNIAQGIARISREIMADSIIVSWPKRATILERYIGDKTETILNKTNKNIFICHFETPLISQKRIRIIGLPLAELEVGFPVWLSKIFKLAVELSLPVGCYCNHKTREAISYIASQTSAGMPLEFFNFTNWEDLWSLTQNFQSQDLLVFAAARKESISYRKVVDTIPNKLKKDFPDFSKIIIYPERHDSNQIYDVY, encoded by the coding sequence ATGGAAACCAGCTTTTTTGAACACTTAGCTCACGAGTTTAAAACACCCCTTACCAATCCGGTACTCGTATTTTCGCTTATCTTGTTTATCATTCTGCTGGCGCCTCTATTACTAAGCAGAATCAAGGTGCCGGGTATTATTGGCTTAATTATTTGCGGGGTACTGATCGGGCCTCACGGTTTAAATTTTTTAACCCGGAACTCGGCCGTAGAACTTTTTTCTACCATTGGCTTACTCTACATCATGTTTATTGCCGGTCTGGAGCTGGATTTAAATGAGTTTAAGAAAAATAAATACAAAAGTCTTTTATTTGGCTTTTTTACCTTTATCATTCCCCTAGCAATTGGGTTCCCGGTTTGCCATTACATTTTGCAATACAATGCTACCGCCAGTTTTTTAACGGCCAGTATGTTTGCTACCCACACCTTGGTAGCTTACCCGATTATGGGAAAATACGGAATTTCTAAAAACCAGGCGGTAGCCATTACGGTGGGCGGTACTATTTTAACCGATACGGCGGTGCTGGTAATATTAGCGGTAATTATGGGTTCTAAGCAAGGCGGACTTACCGAGGCGTTTTGGATTCGATTGGCCAGTTCATTAGCTATTTTTTCGGCTATTATGTTTTTGGTTATTCCGCGGGTAGCCAAATGGTTTTTCAGCAAACTGGAAAGCGAGAAAACCTCCCATTATATATTTGTTTTATCGGTGGTCTTTTTTTCGGCATTTTTAGCGGAAGTAGCCGGGGTAGAACCTATTATTGGGGCCTTCGTGGCCGGATTAGCTTTAAACCCATTAATTCCGCATTCGTCGGCCCTAATGAACCGGATTGAGTTTATTGGCAACGCTATTTTTATTCCGTTTTTTCTGATTAGCGTGGGTATGCTGGTAAACGTACGGGTAATTATGAACGGCCCAACCGCTTTAATTGTGGCATTTACTTTAACGATAGTAGCTATTTCGGGGAAGTGGTTAGCCGCATTTTTTACGCAACTCGTTTGCCGGTACAATAAATCGCAACGAAATTTAATTTTTGGGTTAAGCAGCGCGCACGCGGCCGCTACTTTAGCGGTAATATTGGTGGGCTTTAACGCTAAAATTCTGGATGAGAACATACTAAACGGTACCATTATTTTGATTCTGGCTACCTGCGTTATTTCTTCTTTCGTGAGTGAAAGTGCCGCGAAACAAACCATAGTGGAAGCCGAAGAGGGCTCCCTAGTCATGCCCGTGCAGGAAAATTTAAGAACGGAACACCTGCTTTTGCCCATTACCAACTTAACTACCTTAGAGCGGATGCTCGAGTTTACCTTGTTGTTAAAAGATAAATCGTCGCCCCACCCCATTACCGTACTGTCGGTGGTACCCAATAATACCGAAGCGGAACAAAATTTAGCGAAAGCTAAAAAAGAATTAGAAGCAACCGTAAAAATTGCCGCGGCTCACGAAACAGATGTGCAGGTAATGGCCACCATTGATTATAACATTGCGCAAGGAATTGCCCGTATTTCCCGGGAAATTATGGCTGATTCAATTATTGTTTCCTGGCCGAAAAGAGCAACCATCTTGGAGCGGTACATTGGCGATAAAACGGAAACCATTCTTAACAAAACGAACAAAAATATCTTTATCTGCCATTTCGAAACACCCTTAATCAGTCAGAAAAGAATTCGTATCATTGGTTTACCCTTAGCCGAATTAGAAGTTGGGTTCCCAGTCTGGCTGAGTAAAATATTTAAGCTGGCCGTAGAGCTCTCGCTGCCCGTTGGTTGCTATTGTAACCATAAAACCCGCGAAGCCATTTCGTATATAGCTTCTCAAACCAGTGCCGGCATGCCGTTAGAATTTTTTAATTTTACTAATTGGGAGGATCTTTGGTCGCTAACTCAAAACTTTCAAAGTCAGGATTTATTAGTTTTTGCGGCTGCCCGCAAAGAGTCCATTTCGTACCGCAAGGTAGTGGATACCATACCTAATAAGCTAAAAAAGGACTTTCCTGATTTTAGTAAAATTATAATTTATCCGGAGCGCCACGACTCCAATCAGATTTACGATGTTTACTAA
- a CDS encoding SusC/RagA family TonB-linked outer membrane protein, translating into MKKLLPKSSKWFVLLLLYHLPFLKSIANPALAFPDKASIILNLIDKPVTGKVISAAGEALPGVTVLLKGTTIGTTTNSEGGFELTVPDNGGTLVVSFIGYLTKEVAFTGNEPIQISLAEDTKALDEVVVVGYGTQRSQDVTGSVATVDQKNIKSLPVATIDQKLTGQVAGVQIQQVSGAPGAGTSIKIRGNGSLGAGNEPLYVVDGLPYSAGMNQTTNPLLFINPNDIESVTILKDASSTAIYGSRGANGVILITTKKGAIDRTEVNVSSMRGVQQVPQKGRPEMLNLREFAELQRDKINVTVRRLENREATLNDYPVEYQNLDNITGSGTDWYDLLLQTAAIQDHNVSLYKGTKDSRLNFSLGYFKQEGTVRYTGVERYSSKLGMESNIGKHLLVGASLQPSYIKQNRTNTNANREDVLGTAIWANPFLSPYGANGQLVPYLVSPQSKYHSAWSFANPLFVLQETVQDQNIFQNLGSAFVQLTLFKDLKAKTSLFTNWSTSNYFQFVPSTVGAANKPPVAGTGRSTTIRDQSFDWLIENTLNYDKTFGSHQISAVIGYTTQKNSARSINLNADPYANDLLETINAAQTIKGWGQGSNEWSMISYLGRVNYGFKDRYLLTATFRSDGSSRFGSNNRYALFPSMAAAWRLSEENFLKNNLVVYSLKLRASYGKSGNNNIGNYAHLASISPGAYVFGNTQVTAASVGLPNPNLTWEESDQLDAGLDLDLFENRLNLVVDFYNRKSKNMLLDNIIPAITGFNTQTVNKGNVRNRGVEIALGGTPLAGAVQWNTNFNIAFNRNKVLSLNSNNDRILAGNNDNNPTHISVVGKPIGQFFGYIYEGLYTAEDMANPNIIKTAQVYEGNVKYRDVNGDGIITDLLDYTIIGNPHPDFTYGFTNNFSYKGLSLGVIVNGQYGGQVMNGLRQTVDNLQGFFNVSKEWVNRWRSADQPGDGMHYGVPKLTPSLGHRVSNLWVEDATYLRLANVTLGYNLPQKWVQYTGAIKNCRLYLTVQNLATFTKYGGANPEGQSVNINNTLAPGFDMTSYPLARTTSLGINLTF; encoded by the coding sequence ATGAAAAAACTACTACCTAAAAGTAGTAAGTGGTTCGTATTGCTTTTATTGTACCACCTACCTTTCCTGAAAAGCATAGCGAATCCGGCGCTTGCCTTTCCGGATAAAGCCAGCATTATTTTAAATTTAATCGATAAACCTGTTACGGGGAAAGTAATATCGGCTGCCGGAGAAGCTTTACCCGGCGTAACGGTGCTTTTAAAGGGTACTACTATTGGTACTACCACCAATTCCGAAGGCGGATTTGAGTTAACCGTGCCGGATAACGGCGGTACATTGGTGGTGTCGTTTATTGGCTATTTAACCAAAGAAGTAGCATTTACCGGCAATGAACCCATCCAGATTAGCTTAGCAGAAGATACCAAAGCACTGGACGAAGTTGTGGTAGTGGGCTATGGTACGCAGCGGTCGCAGGATGTAACGGGCTCGGTAGCTACCGTGGATCAAAAAAATATTAAAAGTTTACCGGTTGCCACCATCGATCAAAAACTTACCGGGCAGGTGGCTGGGGTGCAAATTCAGCAGGTATCGGGGGCACCGGGCGCGGGAACGTCCATTAAAATCCGGGGAAACGGTTCTCTGGGGGCCGGCAACGAACCTTTGTACGTGGTAGATGGCTTGCCTTACTCGGCCGGCATGAACCAAACTACTAATCCATTATTATTCATTAACCCGAACGATATTGAATCGGTAACTATTTTAAAAGATGCTTCTTCCACGGCTATTTACGGGTCGCGGGGGGCCAACGGTGTTATCTTAATAACCACGAAAAAAGGCGCTATCGACCGTACCGAAGTAAATGTTTCGTCGATGCGGGGCGTGCAGCAGGTACCCCAAAAAGGCCGGCCGGAAATGCTGAATTTGCGCGAATTTGCCGAATTGCAGCGCGATAAAATTAACGTAACCGTTCGCCGGCTCGAAAACCGGGAAGCCACCTTAAACGATTACCCCGTAGAATACCAAAACCTGGATAATATTACCGGTAGCGGCACCGATTGGTACGATTTACTTTTACAAACCGCCGCCATTCAGGATCATAATGTGAGCCTTTACAAAGGCACGAAAGATTCCCGCTTAAATTTTAGTCTGGGCTATTTTAAACAGGAAGGAACCGTGCGCTATACCGGGGTGGAACGCTACAGCAGCAAACTGGGCATGGAATCAAACATTGGGAAACACTTGTTAGTAGGCGCTTCGCTGCAGCCGAGTTACATTAAGCAAAACCGCACCAACACCAACGCCAACCGCGAAGATGTGCTGGGTACGGCTATTTGGGCCAATCCGTTTTTGTCGCCGTACGGTGCTAATGGACAGCTGGTGCCCTACTTGGTTTCGCCGCAAAGTAAATACCATTCGGCCTGGAGCTTTGCCAACCCTTTATTCGTGTTACAAGAAACGGTGCAGGATCAGAATATTTTTCAAAATCTGGGCTCCGCGTTTGTGCAGCTAACTTTGTTTAAAGATTTAAAAGCGAAAACCTCCTTATTTACCAATTGGTCTACTTCTAACTATTTTCAATTTGTGCCGAGTACCGTAGGCGCGGCCAATAAACCACCGGTAGCCGGTACGGGACGCTCCACTACCATCCGCGACCAGAGTTTTGATTGGTTAATTGAAAATACCCTGAACTACGATAAAACTTTTGGCAGCCACCAGATAAGCGCGGTTATAGGCTACACCACCCAGAAAAATTCGGCCAGATCCATTAACCTGAACGCCGACCCCTACGCCAACGATTTGCTCGAAACCATTAACGCGGCGCAAACCATTAAAGGTTGGGGGCAGGGTTCCAACGAGTGGAGCATGATTTCGTACCTGGGCCGCGTAAACTACGGCTTTAAGGACCGTTATTTACTAACCGCCACGTTCCGTTCCGATGGTTCTTCCCGGTTCGGCAGCAATAACCGGTATGCCCTTTTCCCGTCTATGGCGGCAGCCTGGCGCCTCTCCGAAGAAAATTTTTTAAAAAATAACCTAGTTGTTTATAGCCTGAAACTGCGGGCGAGCTACGGAAAAAGCGGTAATAACAATATCGGTAATTACGCGCATTTGGCTTCGATTAGTCCGGGTGCTTACGTTTTCGGCAATACGCAGGTAACCGCGGCCAGCGTGGGGTTACCTAATCCCAATCTTACCTGGGAAGAATCAGATCAGTTGGATGCGGGCTTGGATTTAGATTTATTCGAAAACCGTTTGAACCTAGTGGTAGATTTTTATAACCGGAAAAGCAAAAACATGCTCCTGGATAACATTATACCCGCCATTACCGGCTTTAATACCCAAACGGTAAACAAAGGAAACGTCCGGAACCGGGGAGTGGAAATTGCGCTGGGCGGAACTCCTTTGGCCGGTGCGGTACAATGGAACACCAACTTTAACATTGCTTTTAACCGGAACAAAGTTTTATCCCTGAACAGTAACAACGACCGCATTTTAGCCGGTAACAACGATAACAATCCAACGCACATTTCGGTGGTCGGTAAACCCATCGGGCAATTCTTCGGGTACATTTACGAAGGCTTGTATACCGCCGAAGACATGGCGAACCCCAACATTATTAAAACCGCGCAGGTATACGAAGGCAACGTAAAATACCGCGATGTAAACGGCGACGGCATTATCACCGACTTACTCGATTACACCATTATCGGCAATCCGCACCCCGATTTTACCTACGGCTTCACCAATAATTTTTCTTACAAAGGCTTGAGCCTGGGCGTAATTGTAAACGGGCAATACGGCGGCCAGGTCATGAACGGGCTGCGGCAAACCGTGGATAACCTGCAAGGCTTTTTTAACGTGAGCAAAGAATGGGTAAACCGCTGGCGGAGCGCCGACCAACCCGGCGACGGCATGCATTACGGCGTTCCTAAACTTACGCCCAGCTTAGGCCACCGGGTTTCTAACTTATGGGTAGAAGATGCCACTTACTTACGCCTTGCCAACGTAACGCTGGGTTACAACTTACCGCAGAAATGGGTGCAATATACCGGTGCCATTAAAAATTGCCGGCTGTATTTAACCGTGCAAAACCTGGCTACTTTTACTAAATACGGCGGTGCCAACCCCGAAGGACAATCGGTGAACATAAACAATACCCTGGCGCCCGGCTTCGACATGACTTCTTACCCGCTAGCCCGCACTACTTCTTTAGGCATTAATCTTACTTTTTAA
- a CDS encoding RagB/SusD family nutrient uptake outer membrane protein, with the protein MKKYLAYIFLLWLLPACSDDFLEIYPESSLNEGTFYKSEKEIILLANGCYVPMRNYEKVEHWVMAELPSDNASFQYNTATGEASKGVIDQFILASNNVAYANFWNASYNGITRCNKLLFEIDRPEITWSKPAYKDRSAGEALFLRALYYFNLVRQFGGVPVVTEPISSEEAVEIKRSPEDQVYERIIADLKDAATRFAQAKEVDEVGRANEGAALALLGKVYVTRHQFAEAEAPLKAVINSGKYLLLPNYADVFNPTNKDFKETIFAIQFSENSVELANRFIFWFAPWTSGGAITNRPAISLVGGGWNQPTDDLINAFEPSDLRKDVSIKYWNGKDWDGQVRDIPYCGKYKPPVTAADDRTGDNLPVLRYSDVLLLYAEALNEIGRTGEAISYVQQVRARAGLTNDLTGLDKVSLENLIDKERQVEFCFENQRWYDLKRTGKALAVLTAHGLREKAKKSFLYASAYEMTPNKLLAPVPEEQILVNQLAQNPGY; encoded by the coding sequence GTGAAAAAGTATTTAGCTTATATATTCCTGTTATGGCTGCTACCAGCCTGCTCCGATGATTTTCTCGAAATTTACCCCGAATCCAGCCTGAACGAGGGCACTTTTTACAAATCAGAAAAAGAAATTATTCTGTTGGCCAATGGTTGCTACGTGCCCATGCGCAACTACGAAAAAGTAGAACACTGGGTAATGGCCGAGCTTCCTTCGGATAATGCCAGTTTCCAGTACAATACCGCCACCGGCGAGGCTTCTAAAGGCGTAATTGACCAGTTTATTCTGGCTTCCAACAACGTGGCCTACGCCAATTTCTGGAACGCTTCTTACAACGGTATTACCCGCTGCAACAAATTATTATTCGAAATAGATCGTCCGGAAATAACCTGGTCCAAACCCGCGTACAAAGACCGGAGCGCCGGCGAAGCTTTATTTTTGCGGGCCTTGTATTATTTTAATTTAGTACGGCAGTTCGGGGGAGTACCGGTAGTTACCGAACCCATCAGTTCCGAAGAAGCCGTGGAAATTAAAAGATCGCCGGAAGACCAGGTTTACGAAAGAATTATTGCCGATTTAAAAGACGCCGCTACCCGGTTTGCCCAGGCCAAAGAAGTAGATGAAGTAGGTAGGGCCAACGAAGGAGCCGCCCTGGCTTTATTAGGTAAAGTGTACGTTACGCGGCACCAATTTGCTGAAGCCGAAGCACCGCTCAAAGCCGTTATAAACTCCGGCAAATACCTTTTACTACCCAACTACGCCGATGTTTTTAACCCCACCAACAAAGATTTTAAAGAAACCATTTTTGCCATCCAGTTTTCGGAAAACAGCGTGGAGCTGGCAAACCGCTTTATTTTCTGGTTTGCCCCCTGGACTTCCGGCGGAGCCATTACCAACCGCCCGGCCATTAGTTTAGTAGGCGGCGGTTGGAATCAGCCAACGGATGATTTGATTAATGCTTTTGAACCCAGCGATTTACGGAAAGATGTATCCATAAAATACTGGAACGGAAAAGATTGGGATGGACAAGTGCGGGATATTCCGTATTGCGGCAAATACAAACCCCCGGTAACCGCCGCCGACGACCGCACCGGCGATAATTTGCCTGTTTTGCGCTATTCCGATGTATTGTTGTTATACGCCGAAGCTTTAAACGAGATAGGCCGCACCGGCGAAGCAATCTCGTACGTGCAACAGGTACGCGCCCGGGCCGGATTAACCAACGATTTAACCGGTTTAGATAAAGTTTCCTTGGAAAATTTAATTGACAAAGAACGCCAGGTAGAGTTTTGTTTCGAAAACCAACGCTGGTACGACCTGAAACGCACCGGCAAAGCTTTAGCCGTACTTACCGCGCACGGTTTACGCGAAAAAGCCAAAAAATCATTCCTGTATGCCTCGGCTTACGAAATGACACCGAATAAATTGCTGGCCCCCGTACCGGAAGAACAAATATTGGTCAATCAACTAGCGCAAAACCCGGGTTACTAA